Proteins from one Nakamurella multipartita DSM 44233 genomic window:
- a CDS encoding GntR family transcriptional regulator yields the protein MKGLRTVSVVDALTASLRAKVLDGRIDPGSGLGETEVAAEYEVSRPTAKAAIAALVTEGLLRREAHRSAQVPTLSRADVDDLFLVRMPLELEVMRLLAERGVPESAATAVTDLAHVPPDAAHSTFVEADLRFHRVLVDAVGSPRLNRLYQGLSGEIHLSMVQSRYALGRDRIVAEHDAVLAALAVGDVERATSLMREHLAGARDALAAHLDRPSPGQPNTPVS from the coding sequence ATGAAGGGGTTGCGGACCGTCTCGGTGGTGGACGCCCTGACGGCCTCGTTGCGGGCCAAGGTGCTGGACGGCCGGATCGACCCGGGGTCCGGGCTCGGCGAGACCGAGGTGGCCGCCGAGTACGAGGTGTCCCGGCCGACCGCGAAGGCGGCGATCGCCGCCCTGGTGACCGAGGGGCTGTTGCGGCGGGAGGCCCATCGCTCGGCCCAGGTGCCGACGCTGTCCCGGGCCGATGTGGACGACCTGTTCCTGGTGCGGATGCCGCTGGAGCTGGAGGTGATGCGGCTGCTGGCCGAGCGGGGGGTGCCCGAGTCCGCGGCCACGGCCGTGACGGACCTGGCCCACGTGCCGCCCGACGCCGCGCACAGCACGTTCGTCGAGGCCGACCTGCGGTTCCACCGGGTGCTGGTGGACGCGGTCGGCAGCCCCCGGCTCAACCGGCTGTACCAGGGGCTCAGCGGGGAGATCCACCTGTCGATGGTGCAGTCCCGCTACGCCCTGGGCCGGGATCGGATCGTGGCCGAGCACGACGCCGTGCTGGCCGCCCTGGCCGTCGGCGACGTCGAGAGAGCCACGTCGTTGATGCGCGAGCACCTGGCCGGCGCCCGGGACGCGCTGGCCGCGCACCTGGACCGGCCCTCACCGGGTCAGCCAAACACCCCGGTGTCGTAG
- a CDS encoding amidohydrolase produces MTLTVLRNGRVHTAADPEATALAITDGTIGWIGGEHAVGNAGPPDRVIDLAGALVVPGFVDAHVHSLDAGLALTGLDLSGTRSLAQCLDAIRAHAAELDTRPGTPGILWGHGWEDSRWPEQRPPTRAEIDDAVGHRPAYLSRIDVHSAQLSSALAFLILDRVAERPDGWSDTDPVTQQAHAAVRAAARDLLTADQRRDAHLAFLRACAAQGIVEVHECAAGDESGRTDLRALLALDGPIPVRGYLAAVATDPAQARDLLAQTGAHALGGDLVVDGAIGSRTAALTSPYLDCPSSRGVRYLSDEQIVEHLVACTQAGVQAGFHAIGDDAVSAVGRALTIAAERLGELATVRLAGCAHRIEHAEMADRAAIAAFARTGVVASMQPLFDAAWGGEDGLYTRRLGPDRAAPMNDFAGLAAAGVALAFGSDAPVTPIGPWAAVQAAVHHRTPDSGLSPRAAFTAHTRGGHRAAGRMDREIGTINLGAPAHLAIVEAGELVRPAADAGVARWSTDPRSRVPLLPDLSPGVTLPRTLATLVGGRIVYDTGVFG; encoded by the coding sequence ATGACGCTCACAGTTCTGCGCAACGGCCGGGTGCACACCGCGGCCGACCCGGAGGCCACCGCGCTGGCCATCACCGACGGCACGATCGGCTGGATCGGCGGCGAACACGCGGTCGGCAACGCCGGCCCGCCGGATCGGGTGATCGACCTGGCCGGCGCGCTGGTGGTGCCCGGTTTCGTCGACGCGCACGTGCACAGCCTGGACGCCGGGCTGGCCCTGACCGGGCTGGATCTGTCCGGGACCCGGTCGTTGGCCCAGTGCCTGGACGCGATCCGGGCGCACGCCGCCGAGCTGGACACCCGGCCCGGGACGCCCGGGATCCTCTGGGGCCACGGCTGGGAGGACTCCCGCTGGCCCGAGCAGCGGCCGCCGACCCGGGCCGAGATCGACGACGCGGTCGGCCACCGCCCGGCCTACCTGTCCCGGATCGACGTGCACTCGGCGCAGCTGTCCAGCGCCCTGGCTTTCCTGATCCTCGACCGCGTCGCCGAGCGCCCGGACGGCTGGTCGGACACCGACCCGGTCACCCAGCAGGCGCACGCCGCCGTCCGGGCGGCCGCCCGTGACCTGCTCACCGCCGACCAGCGCCGGGACGCCCATCTGGCTTTCCTGCGGGCCTGCGCGGCGCAGGGCATCGTCGAGGTGCACGAGTGTGCGGCCGGTGACGAGTCCGGCCGGACCGACCTGCGGGCCCTGCTGGCGCTGGACGGGCCGATCCCGGTCCGCGGCTACCTGGCCGCGGTGGCCACCGATCCGGCGCAGGCCCGGGACCTGCTGGCGCAGACGGGCGCGCACGCCCTCGGTGGCGATTTGGTGGTCGACGGGGCCATCGGGTCCCGCACCGCCGCCCTGACCAGCCCCTACCTGGACTGCCCGAGCAGCCGCGGGGTCCGGTACCTGAGCGACGAGCAGATCGTCGAGCACCTGGTGGCCTGCACGCAGGCCGGTGTGCAGGCCGGCTTCCACGCCATCGGCGACGACGCGGTGTCGGCCGTCGGTCGGGCGTTGACGATCGCCGCCGAGCGCCTGGGGGAGCTCGCCACGGTCCGGCTGGCCGGCTGCGCGCACCGGATCGAGCACGCCGAGATGGCCGACCGGGCGGCCATCGCCGCGTTCGCCCGGACCGGGGTGGTGGCCAGCATGCAACCCCTGTTCGACGCGGCCTGGGGCGGCGAGGACGGGCTGTACACCCGACGGCTGGGCCCGGACCGGGCCGCGCCGATGAACGATTTCGCCGGCCTGGCCGCGGCCGGGGTCGCGCTGGCCTTCGGCTCGGACGCGCCGGTCACCCCGATCGGACCGTGGGCCGCGGTCCAGGCCGCGGTGCATCACCGCACGCCGGACAGCGGGCTGTCCCCGCGGGCCGCGTTCACCGCGCACACCCGCGGCGGGCACCGGGCCGCCGGCCGGATGGACCGGGAGATCGGCACCATCAACCTGGGTGCGCCGGCCCATCTGGCCATCGTCGAGGCCGGCGAGCTGGTGCGGCCGGCAGCCGACGCGGGAGTGGCCCGCTGGTCCACCGATCCGCGCTCCCGGGTGCCGCTGCTGCCCGACCTGTCCCCGGGGGTGACGCTGCCCCGGACCCTGGCCACCCTGGTCGGTGGCCGGATCGTCTACGACACCGGGGTGTTTGGCTGA
- a CDS encoding HAD-IC family P-type ATPase has product MSVHPEDSGGVGVDTQADLTRGLTADQVAQRVAAGQVNHTDQASSRSLWLIVKTNVFTRFNAILGGLFVLILITGSLADGLFGVVLVVNSAIGIGQEYLAKRKLDRLALLNAPTTRVIRDGALIEIPTGQVVLDDLIELRTGDQVPADGVMVSTSGLEIDESNLTGEADAIPKAAGDEVRSGTTVVAGTGRFPAAAVGHDAYINKIAAEAKKFTKTRSEIQESVNQLLKYITWIIVIALPLQLWSQWRAIGDQGWQQVVIRSTGGLVGLVPEGLVLLTSVAFLLAAVQLTRQQVLVQELPAVEGLARVDVVCLDKTGTLTVGDIAYEDCEPVPAANLSADEVRAALGALADDPNANGTLKALAAALPVPPDWQREDTIAFNSARKWSAASFAGRGCLVFGAPDVLLAADDPLRERVAELAATGRRVLLLGRSPAALQGQELPAGMTPAALVTLTEQVRPDAQETLEYFADQGVSIKVISGDNPTTVAAIARRVGLDVPPEALVDARTIGEDPEELREIVERTTVFGRVSPEQKRALVQALQRNGHVAAMTGDGVNDALALKDADIGVAMGNGAQATKAVAQLVLLDGRFSHLPSVLAEGRRVIGNVERVANLFVAKNVMSLIAIITAALFTLPFPFLPRHLTLVSAVTIGIPAFFLALGPNKRRYVPGFLKRVLRFAVPAGVVSGIVVFVSYLLARAEVGAPPASECLVQTEGSKVTDNVVCWQPSTAATIALLFTAFWILVVLSRPFRLWKAALVASMVAIAALAFITPLGQQFFNFSLTPTTLWTSLAVGAVGALAIEIIYRTEPGMRSAAGI; this is encoded by the coding sequence GTGAGTGTGCACCCCGAAGACTCCGGTGGCGTCGGCGTCGACACCCAGGCCGATCTCACCCGCGGGCTGACCGCCGACCAGGTGGCCCAGCGGGTCGCCGCCGGCCAGGTCAACCACACCGATCAGGCCTCGTCCCGGTCGTTGTGGCTGATCGTCAAGACCAACGTGTTCACCCGGTTCAACGCGATCCTGGGTGGCCTGTTCGTGCTGATCCTGATCACCGGATCGCTGGCCGACGGGCTGTTCGGCGTGGTGCTGGTGGTGAACTCGGCCATCGGCATCGGGCAGGAGTACCTGGCCAAACGCAAGCTCGACCGGCTGGCCCTGCTCAACGCGCCCACCACCCGGGTCATCCGGGACGGCGCGCTGATCGAGATCCCCACCGGCCAGGTCGTGCTCGACGACCTGATCGAGCTGCGCACCGGGGACCAGGTACCGGCCGACGGGGTCATGGTCAGCACCTCGGGCCTGGAGATCGACGAGTCCAACCTGACCGGCGAGGCCGACGCGATCCCCAAGGCGGCCGGCGACGAGGTCCGCTCGGGCACGACCGTGGTGGCCGGCACCGGACGCTTCCCGGCCGCCGCCGTCGGCCACGACGCCTACATCAACAAGATCGCCGCGGAGGCCAAGAAGTTCACCAAGACCCGCTCGGAGATCCAGGAGTCGGTCAACCAGCTGCTCAAGTACATCACCTGGATCATCGTCATCGCGTTGCCGCTGCAGCTGTGGTCGCAGTGGCGGGCGATCGGCGACCAGGGCTGGCAGCAGGTGGTCATCCGGTCCACCGGCGGCCTGGTCGGCCTGGTCCCCGAGGGGCTGGTGCTGCTGACCTCGGTCGCGTTCCTGCTGGCCGCCGTGCAGCTGACCCGCCAGCAGGTGCTGGTGCAGGAACTGCCCGCGGTCGAGGGGCTGGCCCGGGTCGACGTGGTCTGCCTGGACAAGACCGGCACCCTGACCGTCGGCGACATCGCCTACGAGGACTGCGAACCGGTGCCGGCGGCGAACCTGTCCGCGGACGAGGTGCGGGCGGCGCTCGGCGCCCTGGCCGACGACCCGAACGCCAACGGCACCCTCAAGGCGCTGGCCGCCGCGCTGCCGGTGCCGCCGGACTGGCAGCGCGAGGACACCATCGCGTTCAACTCGGCCCGCAAGTGGAGTGCCGCGTCGTTCGCCGGCCGCGGCTGCCTGGTCTTCGGCGCGCCGGACGTGCTGCTGGCCGCGGACGACCCGCTGCGCGAGCGGGTGGCCGAACTGGCCGCCACCGGCCGCCGGGTGCTGCTGCTGGGTCGCTCCCCGGCCGCGCTGCAGGGGCAGGAGCTGCCCGCCGGGATGACGCCGGCCGCGCTGGTGACGCTGACCGAGCAGGTCCGCCCGGACGCCCAGGAGACCCTGGAGTACTTCGCCGACCAGGGCGTGAGCATCAAGGTCATCTCCGGCGACAACCCGACGACGGTGGCCGCGATCGCCCGCCGGGTCGGCCTGGACGTGCCGCCCGAGGCGCTGGTCGACGCCCGCACCATCGGCGAGGACCCCGAGGAGCTGCGCGAGATCGTCGAGCGCACCACCGTCTTCGGCCGGGTCTCACCGGAACAGAAGCGGGCCCTGGTGCAGGCGTTGCAGCGCAACGGGCACGTGGCCGCGATGACCGGCGACGGGGTGAACGACGCGCTGGCCCTCAAGGACGCCGACATCGGCGTGGCCATGGGCAACGGGGCGCAGGCGACCAAGGCAGTGGCCCAGCTGGTCCTGCTGGACGGGCGCTTCTCGCACCTGCCGTCGGTGCTGGCCGAGGGCCGGCGGGTGATCGGCAACGTCGAGCGGGTGGCCAACCTGTTCGTCGCCAAGAACGTGATGAGCCTGATCGCGATCATCACCGCGGCCCTGTTCACGCTGCCGTTCCCGTTCCTGCCCCGGCATCTGACCCTGGTCTCGGCGGTGACCATCGGCATCCCGGCGTTCTTCCTGGCCCTGGGCCCGAACAAGCGGCGCTACGTGCCCGGGTTCCTCAAGCGGGTGCTGCGCTTCGCCGTCCCGGCTGGCGTGGTCTCCGGCATCGTCGTGTTCGTCTCGTACCTGCTGGCCCGGGCCGAGGTGGGCGCCCCGCCGGCCTCCGAGTGCCTGGTGCAGACCGAGGGCAGCAAGGTCACCGACAACGTGGTCTGCTGGCAGCCCTCCACCGCGGCGACGATCGCGTTGCTGTTTACCGCGTTCTGGATCCTGGTCGTGCTGTCCCGGCCGTTCCGGCTGTGGAAGGCGGCCCTGGTCGCCTCGATGGTGGCGATCGCCGCTCTGGCCTTTATCACCCCGCTGGGCCAGCAGTTCTTCAACTTCTCGCTCACCCCGACCACCCTGTGGACCTCACTGGCGGTGGGGGCGGTCGGCGCCCTGGCCATCGAGATCATCTACCGCACCGAACCGGGGATGCGCTCGGCCGCCGGGATCTGA
- a CDS encoding MDR family MFS transporter has protein sequence MLSTSLVALDSTIVATAVPSIVADLGGFAEFPWLFSVYLLAQAVSVPIYGKLADIVGRKPVMLFGIGLFLLGSILCAAAWGMVPLIIFRALQGLGAGAVQPMSVTIAGDIYTLAERAKAQGYLASVWAISAVVGPTLGGVFSEWLTWRWLFIVNIPLCLLAAWMLAGRFQEKVHRVHHRIDYLGSVTLTVGATLLILGLLEGGQAWAWNSVPSIAVLGGGVLLLAVFLIAQRWAAEPVLPLWVFSRRVLVASAVIGVLVGAVLLGLTTYVPTFAQTVLGTGPLVAGFALAALTIGWPISATLSGRLYLRLGFRTTALIGATLAIAGALLTVRLTAASAVWQVGACCFLIGLGMGLIASPSLIAAQSSVGWAERGVVTGTNMFARSLGSAVGVAFFGALANVSLGATANAADNPAGVAAATHDVFVAIAVLAAGLFAAAWLLPAGRPTAQAASADPSADRAGTAPAGDHTARSVAD, from the coding sequence ATGCTCTCGACCTCGCTGGTCGCGCTGGACTCGACCATCGTGGCCACCGCGGTGCCCTCGATCGTGGCCGACCTGGGCGGCTTCGCCGAGTTCCCCTGGCTGTTCTCGGTCTACCTGCTGGCCCAAGCGGTCTCGGTGCCGATCTACGGCAAGCTCGCCGACATCGTCGGTCGCAAACCGGTCATGCTGTTCGGCATCGGGCTGTTCCTGCTCGGCTCCATCCTGTGCGCGGCGGCCTGGGGGATGGTCCCGCTGATCATCTTCCGGGCGTTGCAGGGGCTGGGCGCCGGCGCCGTGCAACCGATGAGCGTCACCATCGCCGGCGACATCTACACCCTGGCCGAGCGGGCCAAGGCGCAGGGCTACCTGGCCAGCGTGTGGGCCATCTCGGCAGTGGTCGGGCCGACCCTGGGCGGCGTGTTCTCCGAATGGCTGACCTGGCGGTGGCTGTTCATCGTCAACATCCCGCTGTGCCTGCTCGCCGCCTGGATGTTGGCCGGCCGGTTCCAGGAGAAGGTGCACCGGGTCCACCACCGCATCGACTACCTGGGCAGCGTCACCCTCACCGTCGGCGCGACCCTGCTGATCCTGGGCCTGCTGGAGGGCGGCCAGGCCTGGGCCTGGAACTCGGTGCCCAGCATCGCCGTGCTGGGTGGCGGGGTCCTGCTGCTGGCGGTGTTCCTGATCGCGCAGCGGTGGGCCGCCGAACCCGTGCTGCCGCTGTGGGTGTTCTCCCGGCGGGTGCTGGTGGCCAGCGCGGTGATCGGCGTCCTGGTCGGCGCCGTGCTGCTCGGCCTGACCACCTACGTCCCGACGTTCGCGCAGACGGTGCTGGGCACGGGCCCGCTGGTCGCCGGATTCGCGCTGGCCGCCCTGACCATCGGCTGGCCGATCTCGGCGACCCTGTCCGGCCGGCTCTATCTGCGCTTGGGCTTTCGCACCACCGCCCTGATCGGCGCCACCCTGGCCATCGCCGGTGCGCTGCTGACCGTGCGGCTGACCGCCGCGTCCGCGGTCTGGCAGGTCGGCGCCTGCTGCTTCCTGATCGGGTTGGGCATGGGCCTGATCGCCAGCCCCAGCCTGATCGCCGCGCAGTCCAGCGTCGGCTGGGCCGAGCGCGGGGTGGTGACCGGGACCAATATGTTCGCCCGATCCCTCGGCAGTGCGGTCGGCGTCGCGTTCTTCGGCGCCCTGGCCAACGTGAGCCTGGGCGCGACCGCCAATGCGGCCGACAACCCGGCCGGGGTGGCCGCCGCGACCCATGACGTGTTCGTGGCCATCGCCGTGCTGGCCGCCGGCCTGTTCGCCGCCGCCTGGCTCCTGCCGGCCGGCCGGCCCACCGCGCAGGCCGCCTCGGCGGACCCGTCGGCCGACCGCGCCGGCACCGCGCCGGCCGGTGATCACACTGCCCGCTCCGTGGCCGATTGA
- a CDS encoding prolyl oligopeptidase family serine peptidase, translating to MSQPLRYPPADRDEVVQVLHGHRVADPYRYLEDPDADRTRAFVDAQNALSRPILDALPAREPLLAMTTALLTAPRRGVPWERGGRYFVVANPGELDQDQLFWAPSLDELLDAPTLLLDPNDLSADGTVALTAARVSPDGRLLAYAVSEGGSDWRTIRVREVAGGVDRPDELRWTKWVDPTWLPDASGFLYWRYPEPAGAGRGGALTDAMGAGELVLHRLVAGSGPPQAADRAANPGPDEVIWTPPDRDWLADPWVAPDGRWLVLTSSPGTDSRSLICAHRLRTDQGRVVIDPAAVPVVGELADAHHVVGSDGDTLYLRTERDAPRGRLVAVELATDAPTAASWRTVVPQHEQDVLVSAHPARDCFALVWSTDAAHRLQVVDRTGAHRDWPALPAPISLIAVNTRAGSPEILLGVGSFTARTRSFRLETGPSITLTALPGPGGDVPLPELVTQRRRTVSSDGVEVPMTVLRRADLAPGPAPTLLYGYGGFDIALLPSFSAMFAAWVAAGGVLVVTNLRGGGEFGADWHRAGMGHRKQQVFDDLIACAQALIDSGDTTPAQLAVHGRSNGGLLVGAVLTQRPELFAAALPTVGVLDMLRFHLFTIGWAWTTDYGSPEDADDFAALLAYSPLHRLTPSTRYPATLICTGDHDDRVVPAHSLKFGAQLQHCQAGPAPVLLRVDTRAGHGMGKPARALALEYADQLAFAAAHTGLAPV from the coding sequence GTGAGCCAGCCCCTCCGCTACCCGCCCGCCGATCGGGACGAGGTCGTGCAGGTGCTCCACGGCCATCGGGTGGCCGACCCGTACCGGTACCTGGAGGATCCCGACGCGGACCGGACCCGGGCCTTCGTCGACGCCCAGAACGCCCTGTCCCGGCCCATTCTCGATGCGCTGCCGGCGCGCGAGCCGCTGCTGGCGATGACCACCGCGCTGCTCACCGCGCCCCGGCGCGGGGTTCCCTGGGAGCGGGGCGGCCGGTACTTCGTGGTGGCCAACCCCGGCGAGCTGGACCAGGACCAGCTGTTCTGGGCGCCGAGCCTGGACGAGCTGCTCGACGCGCCGACCCTGCTGCTGGACCCCAACGACCTGTCCGCCGACGGCACCGTCGCGCTCACCGCGGCCCGGGTCAGCCCGGACGGGCGGCTGCTGGCCTACGCGGTGTCCGAGGGTGGCTCGGACTGGCGGACCATCCGGGTCCGCGAGGTGGCCGGCGGGGTCGATCGGCCGGACGAGCTGCGCTGGACCAAGTGGGTCGACCCGACCTGGCTGCCGGACGCCTCGGGGTTCCTGTACTGGCGCTATCCGGAGCCGGCGGGCGCCGGCCGCGGCGGCGCGCTGACCGACGCGATGGGCGCTGGTGAACTCGTGCTGCACCGGTTGGTCGCCGGCTCCGGGCCACCGCAGGCGGCCGATCGGGCGGCCAACCCGGGACCGGACGAGGTGATCTGGACGCCGCCGGATCGGGACTGGCTGGCCGATCCGTGGGTCGCCCCCGACGGCCGGTGGCTGGTGCTGACCAGCAGCCCGGGCACCGATTCCCGCAGCCTGATCTGCGCCCACCGGCTGCGCACCGACCAGGGGCGGGTGGTCATCGACCCCGCCGCGGTGCCGGTGGTCGGCGAACTCGCCGACGCCCACCACGTCGTCGGCAGCGACGGCGACACGCTCTACCTGCGCACCGAGCGGGACGCGCCGCGCGGCCGGCTGGTCGCGGTGGAGCTGGCCACGGACGCCCCGACGGCGGCTTCCTGGCGGACCGTGGTGCCCCAGCACGAGCAGGACGTCCTGGTCAGCGCCCATCCGGCGCGCGACTGCTTCGCCCTGGTCTGGTCCACCGACGCCGCCCACCGGCTGCAGGTGGTCGACCGGACCGGCGCTCACCGGGACTGGCCGGCGTTGCCCGCGCCGATCTCGCTGATCGCGGTGAACACCCGGGCCGGCTCGCCGGAGATCCTGCTCGGGGTCGGCTCGTTCACCGCGCGGACCCGCTCGTTCCGGCTCGAGACCGGCCCGTCGATCACCCTGACGGCGCTGCCCGGGCCGGGTGGCGACGTGCCGCTGCCGGAGCTGGTCACGCAGCGCCGGCGGACCGTCTCCAGCGACGGCGTCGAGGTCCCGATGACCGTGCTCCGCCGGGCCGACCTGGCCCCGGGTCCGGCCCCGACCCTGCTGTACGGGTACGGCGGGTTCGACATCGCGCTACTGCCGTCGTTCTCGGCGATGTTCGCGGCCTGGGTCGCCGCCGGCGGGGTGCTGGTGGTGACCAACCTGCGCGGCGGCGGCGAGTTCGGCGCCGACTGGCACCGGGCCGGGATGGGCCACCGCAAGCAGCAGGTGTTCGACGATCTGATCGCCTGCGCCCAGGCGCTGATCGACTCGGGCGACACGACCCCGGCGCAGCTGGCCGTGCACGGCCGATCCAACGGCGGGCTGCTGGTCGGCGCGGTGCTGACGCAACGACCGGAGCTGTTCGCGGCCGCCCTGCCCACCGTCGGCGTGCTGGACATGCTGCGCTTCCACCTGTTCACCATCGGCTGGGCGTGGACCACCGACTACGGCTCGCCCGAGGACGCCGACGATTTCGCCGCGCTGCTGGCCTACTCACCGCTGCACCGGCTGACCCCGAGCACCCGCTACCCGGCCACTCTGATCTGCACCGGGGACCACGACGACCGGGTGGTCCCGGCGCACTCGCTCAAGTTCGGCGCGCAGCTGCAGCACTGTCAGGCCGGGCCCGCCCCGGTGCTGCTGCGGGTGGACACCCGGGCCGGTCACGGAATGGGCAAGCCGGCCCGCGCGTTGGCGCTGGAGTACGCCGACCAGCTGGCGTTCGCCGCGGCGCACACCGGGTTGGCACCGGTCTGA
- a CDS encoding Lrp/AsnC family transcriptional regulator produces the protein MAEGPAVLEDLDARIAAVLAADGRCSYTDLAEKVGLSVSAVHQRVRRLEKRGVIRGYTAQIDSEQIGLPLTAFVSLTPIDPAAPDDYPHRLAQMPEIEACHSVAGVESYIVKVRVQSPAALEALLARIRGTAGMTTRTTVVLSTPFEGRPVAPPLDPDAPGPAE, from the coding sequence ATGGCTGAGGGACCGGCCGTGCTCGAAGACCTCGATGCCCGCATCGCCGCCGTGCTGGCCGCCGACGGCCGCTGCAGCTACACCGATCTCGCCGAGAAGGTGGGCCTGTCCGTCTCCGCCGTGCACCAGCGGGTGCGCCGGCTGGAAAAGCGCGGGGTCATCCGCGGGTACACCGCGCAGATCGACAGCGAGCAGATCGGCCTGCCGCTGACCGCGTTCGTCTCGCTCACCCCGATCGACCCGGCGGCGCCCGACGACTACCCGCACCGGCTGGCCCAGATGCCCGAGATCGAGGCCTGCCACTCGGTGGCCGGCGTCGAGTCGTACATCGTCAAGGTGCGGGTGCAGTCGCCGGCCGCGCTGGAGGCCCTGCTGGCCCGGATCCGGGGCACGGCGGGCATGACCACCCGCACCACCGTCGTGCTGTCCACCCCGTTCGAGGGCCGGCCGGTCGCCCCGCCGCTGGATCCGGACGCGCCCGGCCCGGCCGAGTGA
- a CDS encoding M24 family metallopeptidase: MAAETTESTLIPTFTDRLTRLAELANGRGADVVLITPGPDLAYFIGHSVGSHERLTCLVVPADGRPALLVPTLERPGWANTPVEAMDIAISTWTDGQDPYAALVELLPADARVLSVDYHMPAVHALNAQAAVPGAELTLAGELIAELRMRKSAEEVAALADAGAAIDRVQRRIGQWLRAGRTENEVAADIAAAIVAEGHERPDFVIVGSAANGASPHHEASDRVIEPGDVVVIDIGGPMPSGYFSDCTRTYVVGGRPVPERVREVYEVVRRAQAAGVAAVRPGVTAESIDAASRSVIESAGFGEYFITRTGHGIGLEVHEHPYMVSGNTITLEEGMAFSVEPGIYLPGEFGVRIEDIVVVGESGPRLMNLAPTELIVLDARSTVDG; the protein is encoded by the coding sequence ATGGCCGCCGAAACCACGGAGTCGACGCTGATCCCCACCTTCACCGACCGGCTCACCCGGCTGGCCGAGCTGGCCAACGGGCGCGGTGCGGACGTCGTGCTGATCACTCCCGGGCCGGACCTGGCGTACTTCATCGGCCACTCGGTCGGCTCCCACGAGCGGCTGACCTGCCTGGTGGTGCCGGCCGACGGGCGCCCGGCGCTGCTCGTGCCGACCCTGGAACGGCCGGGCTGGGCGAACACCCCGGTCGAGGCCATGGACATCGCGATCAGCACCTGGACCGACGGGCAGGACCCCTACGCCGCGCTGGTCGAGCTGCTGCCGGCCGACGCCCGGGTCCTCTCGGTGGACTACCACATGCCCGCGGTGCACGCCCTGAATGCGCAGGCCGCGGTGCCCGGCGCGGAGCTGACCCTGGCCGGTGAGCTGATCGCCGAGCTGCGGATGCGCAAGAGCGCCGAGGAGGTCGCCGCGCTGGCCGACGCCGGAGCGGCGATCGACCGGGTGCAGCGGAGGATCGGGCAGTGGTTGCGAGCCGGTCGCACCGAGAACGAGGTGGCCGCCGACATCGCCGCCGCGATCGTCGCCGAAGGCCATGAGCGACCCGATTTCGTCATCGTCGGCTCGGCGGCCAACGGGGCCAGCCCGCACCACGAGGCCTCGGACCGGGTGATCGAGCCGGGCGACGTGGTGGTGATCGACATCGGCGGCCCGATGCCGTCGGGCTACTTCTCCGACTGCACCCGCACGTACGTGGTGGGCGGCCGGCCGGTTCCGGAGCGCGTGCGCGAGGTCTACGAGGTGGTCCGGCGGGCCCAGGCCGCCGGGGTGGCCGCGGTCCGTCCGGGGGTGACGGCGGAGTCGATCGACGCCGCCTCACGCAGCGTGATTGAGTCAGCGGGATTCGGGGAATACTTCATCACTCGGACCGGTCACGGCATCGGCCTGGAAGTTCACGAACACCCCTACATGGTGTCCGGCAACACGATCACCCTGGAGGAAGGTATGGCGTTCTCGGTGGAGCCGGGGATCTACCTGCCCGGCGAGTTCGGGGTCCGCATCGAGGACATCGTGGTGGTGGGGGAGTCCGGCCCTCGGCTGATGAACCTCGCCCCCACCGAGCTGATCGTCCTCGACGCCCGTTCCACCGTCGATGGCTGA
- a CDS encoding dienelactone hydrolase family protein, which yields MRTIPVPGPGPQQRRQAYLATPVSTRPDPGPWPGVVVVHEATGPTDDMQEQCDWFAAAGYLALMPDLYHGRSMVRCVKGTVRQLFAQRGPVFDQLESARAYLAGRDDCTGAVGVAGYCLGGGFALLLAGRGGYDAGAVNYGPLPPNLDEVLAGSCPLVASFGGRDRSLRGARATLTAAAERAGVPLDVREYPAARHAFISRNVVPSPLTTIGKVFGVGYDHDSAAEAKRRILAFFDEHLRASPGPPAGTDQAD from the coding sequence GTGCGGACGATCCCCGTTCCCGGCCCCGGCCCGCAGCAGCGCCGCCAGGCCTACCTGGCCACGCCGGTGTCGACCAGGCCCGACCCGGGTCCGTGGCCCGGCGTCGTCGTGGTGCACGAGGCCACCGGGCCGACCGACGACATGCAGGAACAGTGCGACTGGTTCGCCGCCGCCGGGTACCTGGCGCTGATGCCCGACCTGTACCACGGGCGCTCGATGGTCCGCTGCGTCAAGGGCACCGTGCGGCAGCTCTTCGCGCAACGCGGACCGGTCTTCGACCAGCTGGAATCGGCCCGGGCCTACCTGGCCGGCCGCGACGACTGCACGGGCGCGGTCGGCGTGGCCGGGTACTGCCTGGGCGGCGGGTTCGCGCTGCTGCTGGCCGGCCGCGGTGGTTACGACGCCGGCGCGGTCAACTACGGCCCGTTGCCGCCGAACCTGGACGAGGTGCTGGCCGGGAGCTGCCCGCTGGTGGCCAGCTTCGGCGGCCGGGATCGTTCGCTGCGCGGGGCGAGGGCCACCCTGACCGCGGCGGCCGAGCGGGCCGGCGTGCCGCTGGACGTTCGGGAGTACCCGGCCGCACGGCACGCCTTCATCAGCCGCAACGTGGTGCCCTCCCCGCTGACCACGATCGGCAAGGTGTTCGGGGTCGGCTACGACCACGACAGTGCCGCCGAGGCCAAGCGACGGATCCTGGCCTTCTTCGACGAGCATTTGCGGGCGTCCCCCGGCCCTCCGGCCGGGACCGACCAAGCGGACTGA